Proteins from a single region of Pithys albifrons albifrons isolate INPA30051 chromosome 12, PitAlb_v1, whole genome shotgun sequence:
- the LOC139677372 gene encoding SNF-related serine/threonine-protein kinase-like produces the protein MAGAQGCGEGKIAGLYDLERTLGKGHFAVVKLARHVFTGQRVAVKVIDKSKLAGEAAGQLLQEVRCMKLVQHPNVVRLYEVIDTHAKLYLILELGDGGDMFDHIMRHEGGLAEPRAKHYFAQIVHAISYCHKLHVVHRDLKPENVVFFQEQGVVKLTDFGFSNRFQPGKMLTTSCGSLAYSAPEILLGDEYDAPAVDIWSLGVILYMLVCGHPPFQEANDSETLTMIMDCRYTVPPHVSAQCSDLISRMLQRDPKQRASLEQIEGHPWLQGVDPSPASRSLLPLTSHKRVSQEEHEIILQAMMCGNIADRETIQEALEADRYNHITATYFLLAERMLREKQEKQGHRLSLVYNLAKEVQSRTNLSDTFGSGGSAGSLLPFTEPGSLTAGARLSPGGDIGGRQPTGTLLKVPAVDTTITKSTPALQQICEEEEEDEDDEEGRPSAMERKSSSLNQEQMRAFLRAHRPPGRGEVWGSGAELGGRGGRPGAAWAGKGVSGGQSLLALRGHGAEPPRREEDTEPAGSSTEFSKERGAVLTPQSSYAGVPQVLGAETAPATLPSPTDTSSGQGAPTSPARQSVGSSGTEGGAESVIKLDPGKSKGGSLRDRLLQIPLCEKALAFKLRPGSKESLLSLGQFNCCHVI, from the exons ATGGCCGGGGCGCAGGGCTGTGGTGAGGGCAAGATCGCGGGGCTGTACGACCTGGAGCGCACGCTGGGCAAGGGCCACTTCGCCGTGGTGAAGCTGGCACGGCACGTCTTCACCGGGCAGCGCGTGGCCGTCAAGGTGATTGACAAGAGCAAGCTGGcgggggaggcggcggggcagctcctgcaggaggtGCGCTGCATGAAGCTGGTCCAGCACCCCAACGTGGTGCGTCTCTACGAGGTCATCGACACCCACGCCAAGCTATACCTCATCCTGGAGCTGGGCGACGGCGGTGACATGTTCGACCACATCATGCGACACGAGGGCGGGCTGGCCGAGCCACGTGCCAAGCACTACTTCGCACAGATCGTCCACGCCATCTCCTACTGCCACAAGCTCCACGTGGTGCACCGTGACCTCAAGCCCGAGAATGTGGTCTTCTTCCAAGAGCAGGGGGTGGTCAAGCTCACCGACTTCGGCTTCAGCAACCGCTTCCAGCCCGGCAAGATGCTCACCACCAGCTGCGGCTCCCTGGCCTACTCAGCGCCGGAGATCCTGCTCGGGGACGAGTACGATGCCCCGGCTGTCg ACATCTGGAGCCTGGGAGTCATCCTCTACATGCTGGTGTGTGGCCACCCACCCTTCCAGGAGGCCAATGACAGTGAGACCCTCACCATGATCATGGACTGCCGCTACACTGTGCCCCCGCACGTCTCGGCCCAGTGCTCTGA TCTCATCTCCAGGATGCTGCAGCGGGACCCAAAGCAACGAGCATCCCTGGAGCAGATCGAGGGCCACCCGTGGCTGCAGGGGGTGGACCCGTCCCCCGCCAGCcgctccctgctgcccctcacctCCCACAAGCGCGTGTCCCAGGAGGAGCACGAGATCATCCTCCAGGCCATGATGTGTGGGAACATTGCGGATCGGGAAACCATTCAGGA GGCGCTGGAAGCCGACCGCTACAACCACATCACGGCCACGTACTTCCTGCTGGCGGAGAGGATGCTGCGGGAGAAGCAGGAGAAGCAGGGACACCGCCTCAGCCTCGTCTACAACCTGGCCAAGGAGGTGCAGAGCAG GACCAACTTATCGGACACCTTTGGCTctgggggcagtgctggcagcctcCTGCCCTTCACAGAGCCCGGTAGCCTCACTGCGGGGGCCCGGCTGTCCCCTGGAGGGGACATTGGTGGCCGGCAGCCCACTGGAACACTGCTGAAGGTCCCTGCCGTTGACACCACCATCACCAAGagcaccccagccctgcagcagatctgcgaggaggaagaggaggatgaggatgatgaggaGGGGAGGCCCAGTGCCATGGAGAGGAAGAGCAGCTCACTGAACCAGGAGCAGATGCGAGCCTTCCTGCGTGCCCACCGCCCACCTGGCCGCGGGGAGGTTTGGGGGTcgggggctgagctggggggccggggcgggcgcccaggggcagcctgggctgggaagggagtGAGTGGGGGCCAGAGTCTCCTGGCACTGCGGGGCCATGGAGCTGAGCCCCCTAGGAGGGAGGAGGACACAGAGCCTGCGGGCTCCTCAACAGAGTTCTCCAAGGAAAGGGGAGCCGTCCTGACACCCCAGAGCAGCTATGCTGGGGTACCCCAGGTGCTGGGGGCAGAGACAGCCCCCGCCACCCTCCCAAGCCCCACAGACACGTCCTCAGGGCAGGGGGCTCCCACCAGTCCTGCCCGGCAGTCGGTGGGGAGCTCAGGCACCGAAGGGGGTGCGGAGAGTGTGATCAAGCTGGACCCGGGGAAGAGCAAGGGGGGCAGCCTGCGGGACAGGCTCCTGCAGATCCCACTGTGTGAGAAAGCCCTGGCCTTCAAACTCCGGCCGGGCTCCAAGGAGAGCCTCCTCTCGCTGGGGCAGTTCAACTGCTGTCACGTCATTTAA
- the SETD6 gene encoding N-lysine methyltransferase SETD6: MASAPKRVKAAAESGARGKGSADPLSGFLAWCERAGVELSSKVRLSREGAVAGYGLLAAEELEAGEVLFTIPRTALLSQHTTSIHTLLQEAQESLQSQSGWVPLLLALLHEYTASNSHWQPYFSLWQDFRSLDHPMFWPEEERTRLLQGTGIPEAVDKDLANIHLEYSSIILPFMESHPNVFDPKLHTLELYKELVAFVMAYSFQEPLEEEDEDEKGPNPPMMVPVADILNHVANHNANLEYSPHCLRMVTTQPVRRGQEIFNTYGQMANWQLLHMYGFAEPYPGNTHDTADIQMVTVRAAALQGARSEAQRQLVSEQWDFLCQLEMVGEEGAFVLGWDEVLTEEELSVTLKVLCMSEEEFKEYKEQDGWEDDSEEEENSTLSNEALSRLKTPCKKLLYDSVLLTLESYGSDLKAEQDLLNNKEAYEKLSRREQQALHVRYGQKRILHQLLELLQ, translated from the exons ATGGCGTCGGCGCCCAAGAGGGTCAAG GCGGCGGCCGAAAGCGGTGCCCGGGGGAAGGGCAGCGCCGACCCCCTCTCCGGGTTCTTGGCGTGGTGCGAGCGGGCCGGAGTGGAGCTCAGCTCCAAG GTGCGCCTGAGCAGAGAGGGCGCGGTGGCGGGGTACGGCCTGTTGGCCGCGGAGGAGCTGGAGGCGGGAGAGGTGCTGTTCACCATCCCTCGCACGGcgctgctgtcccagcacacaACCTCCATCCACACCCTCTTGCAGGAAG CCCAGgagtccctgcagagccagtcCGGGTGGGTCCCTctcctgctggccctgctgcacGAATACACAGCCAGCAACTCCCACTGGCAGCCGTATTTCTCCCTCTGGCAGGATTTCCGGAGCCTGGATCACCCCATGTTCTG GCCTGAAGAAGAGCGGACAAGgctcctgcagggcacaggcatTCCTGAAGCTGTGGACAAGGATTTAGCCAACATCCACCTGGAGTACAGCTCCATCATCCTCCCTTTCATGGAGTCCCACCCCAATGTCTTTGACCCCAAGCTGCACACACTGGAATTGTATAAGGAGCTGGTGGCATTTGTCATGGCATACAG CTTTCAAGAACctttggaggaggaggatgaagatgaGAAAGGGCCCAATCCTCCCATGATGGTGCCTGTAGCAGACATTTTGAATCATGTGGCCAACCACAACGCCAACCTGGAATACTCTCCT cactgcttgCGAATGGTGACAACACAGCCTgtcaggaggggacaggagatCTTCAACACCTACGGGCAGATGGCCaactggcagctgctgcacatgTACGGCTTCGCAGAGCCGTACCCGGGCAACACCCACGACACCGCCGACATCCAGATGGTGACGGTGCGCGCGGCAGCGCTGCAGG GTGCCAGAAGTGAAGCGCAGCGGCAACTGGTCTCAGAGCAGTGGGActtcctgtgccagctggagaTGGTGGGGGAGGAGGGTGCCTTTGTGCTTGGCTGGGATGAGGTGCTGACAGAGGAAGAGCTGTCCGTGACCCTGAAG GTGCTGTGCATGTCAGAAGAAGAATTCAAGGAGTATAAGGAACAAGATGGCTGGGAAGATGacagtgaggaagaggaaaactCTACTCTTTCAAATGAGGCTCTCTCCAGACTTAAAACCCCTTGCAAGAAGCTCCTTTATGACAGTGTGCTGCTGACCTTGGAGTCTTATGGGTCAGAcctgaaagcagagcaggactTGCTAAATAACAAGGAGGCTTATGAGAAACTGAGTCGAAGGGAGCAGCAAGCTCTGCACGTTCGCTACGGACAGAAAAGGATCCTGcatcagctgctggagctgctacAATAG